CGTCCGGTTCCTGGCTAGTATTTCTGGACTTTAGGGTCGATTTCGTCGGACCAGGCGAGGATGCCGCCTGCTACGTTGCTGACTTTCTGGAAGCCGTTGGCCTTGAGCAATTCGGCGATCTTCTGGCTGCGGGCTCCGCTGCGGCAATGGATCAGGATTTCCTGCTCAGGATTGAGTTCGCCTAGGCGGTTGGGGACGTCGTTTTGCGGGATGAGTTTTCCGCCGATCTGCGCGATCTGATACTCGTAAGGCTCGCGGACGTCGAGGAGCAGGAAGTTGTCGTTGCGGGCTTCTTTGCTGTCGTTGCGGGCTTTCAGCTCTTTGACAGAGATCTGTGGGATGCCGTTTTTCACGGTTGCCGCCTGGGCTGGTTCGGGTGCGATTCCGCAGAACTGGTTGTAGTCGATCAGTTCGGTGACCGTCGGGTTGGTTCCGCAGACTGGGCACTCGGGATTCTTGCGCAGCTTGAGTTCGCGGAAACGCATCGATAGCGCGTCGACCAGAAGCAAGCGGCCGACCAGCGGTTCGCCCTTGCCGAGGATAAGCTTGATAACCTCTGTGGCCTGAATCACGCCGACGATGCCGGGCAGGATGCCGAGCACTCCGCCTTCGGCGCAGCTCGGAACGAGGCCCGGCGGGGGTGGTTCGGGGTAGAGGCAGCGATAGCAGGGGCCTTCCTCGGTGGCGAAGACGGAGGCCTGACCCTCGAAGCGGAAGATGCTGCCGTAGGCGTTGGGCTTCTTCAGCATCACGCAGGCGTCGTTGACGAGGTAGCGGGTTTGGAAGTTATCCGTGCCGTCGGCGACGATGTCGTACTGCGCGAAGATCTCGAGCGCGTTGGCGCTGGTCAGCATGGTGTCGTGCTTGACGACATTCATCGCGGGATTGAGCGCGTTGAGCTTTTCCTGAGCGGAGTCGACCTTTTTGCGGCCAACATCGCTGGTGCTGTGAATGATCTGGCGCTGGAGATTGCTGGAGTCGACGACGTCGAAGTCGATGAGTCCGAGAGTCCCGATGCCTGCCGCGGCGAGATAGAGCGCCAGAGGCGAACCGAGGCCACCTGTGCCGACACAGAGCACTTTCGCGGCCTTGAGCCGCTGTTGGCCTTCCATGCCGACTTCGGGGAGGATGAGGTGGCGGGAGTAGCGTCCCAGTTCGTCGTTTGTGAGCTGGGGCAGTGCTTCGGGTTCGGCGGTCGCATTGGTCATTCGGGGTCCCTTGAGTTTTTATTGTAAGACG
This portion of the Acidicapsa acidisoli genome encodes:
- the moeB gene encoding molybdopterin-synthase adenylyltransferase MoeB; translated protein: MTNATAEPEALPQLTNDELGRYSRHLILPEVGMEGQQRLKAAKVLCVGTGGLGSPLALYLAAAGIGTLGLIDFDVVDSSNLQRQIIHSTSDVGRKKVDSAQEKLNALNPAMNVVKHDTMLTSANALEIFAQYDIVADGTDNFQTRYLVNDACVMLKKPNAYGSIFRFEGQASVFATEEGPCYRCLYPEPPPPGLVPSCAEGGVLGILPGIVGVIQATEVIKLILGKGEPLVGRLLLVDALSMRFRELKLRKNPECPVCGTNPTVTELIDYNQFCGIAPEPAQAATVKNGIPQISVKELKARNDSKEARNDNFLLLDVREPYEYQIAQIGGKLIPQNDVPNRLGELNPEQEILIHCRSGARSQKIAELLKANGFQKVSNVAGGILAWSDEIDPKVQKY